In Camelus bactrianus isolate YW-2024 breed Bactrian camel chromosome 10, ASM4877302v1, whole genome shotgun sequence, a genomic segment contains:
- the RCOR2 gene encoding REST corepressor 2 isoform X2, producing the protein MPSVMEKPSAGSGILSRSRAKTAPNGGQPHSEDDSSEEEHSHDSMIRVGTNYQAVIPECKPESPARYSNKELKGMLVWSPNHCVSDAKLDKYIAMAKEKHGYNIEQALGMLLWHKHDVEKSLADLANFTPFPDEWTVEDKVLFEQAFGFHGKCFQRIQQMLPDKLIPSLVKYYYSWKKTRSRTSVMDRQARRLGGRKDKEDSDELEEGRGAMSEGEPDAGDAKREPLPSRPLNARPGPGKKEAQGSQYRHHPLRTRRRPPKGMYLSPEGLTAVSGSPDLANLTLRGLDSQLISLKRQVQSMKQTNSSLRQALEGGIDPLRPPEANTKFNSRWTTDEQLLAVQGPDYICLNISAPIWPPSATPPSASHLAVPAAPTAAATFAHGSHPATPASPTTAGPLPPAPAGSQPAPTTSHPPCPGCLPPQCPPWPSAPTHPGWSPPGASCTLTLSLKAFCQPEAPEPLRWTTSRTSGFT; encoded by the exons ATGCCCTCGGTGATGGAGAAGCCGAGCGCGGGCTCTGGGATCCTGTCCCGCAGCCGGGCCAAGACGGCGCCCAACGGCGGACAACCTCACTCGGAGGATGACAGCAGCGAGGAGGAGCACTCACACG ACAGCATGATCCGCGTTGGAACCAATTACCAGGCCGTAATTCCGGAGTGCAAGCCTG AGAGCCCTGCACGCTACAGTAACAAGGAGCTGAAGGGGATGTTGGTGTGGTCGCCCAATCACTGTGTGTCAGATGCCAAGC TTGACAAGTACATTGCAATGGCCAAGGAGAAGCATGGTTACAACATCGAGCAG GCGCTCGGCATGCTCCTGTGGCACAAACACGATGTCGAGAAGTCACTGGCTGACCTGGCCAACTTCACCCCATTCCCCGATGAGTGGACGGTAGAGGACAAGGTGCTGTTTGAACAGGCCTTTGGCTTCCACGGCAAGTGCTTCCAGCGGATCCAGCAGATG CTGCCTGACAAGCTGATCCCCAGCCTGGTGAAGTATTACTACTCTTGGAAGAAGACCCGCAGCCGGACCAGTGTGATGGACAGACAGGCTCGGCGGCTGGGGGGTCGGAAGGACAAAGAAGACAG TGATGAGCTTGAAGAGGGACGAGGAGCCATGAGTGAGGGAGAGCCAGATGCTGGAGATGCCAAGAGAGAG CCTCTGCCCTCTCGGCCCCTGAATGCCCGCCCAGGCCCGGGAAAGAAGGAGGCCCAGGGATCTCAGTACCGCCATCATCCGCTGCGAACCCGGCGGCGCCCACCCAAGGGCATGTACCTGAGCCCCGAGGGCCTCACCGCTGTGTCAGGGAGCCCAGACCTTGCCAACCTCACGCTTCGAGGCCTCGACTCCCAGCTCATCTCCCTCAAGCGCCAG GTGCAGAGCATGAAGCAGACCAATAGCAGCCTCCGCCAAGCCCTGGAGGGTGGCATTGACCCTCTCCGCCCCCCTGAG GCCAACACCAAGTTCAACTCCCGCTGGACCACAGATGAGCAGCTTTTGGCAGTACAGG gTCCAGATTACATCTGTCTCAACATCAGTGCCCCGATCTGGCCCCCCAGCGCCACCCCCCCCTCCGCCTCCCACCTCGCTGTCCCAGCCGCCCCCACTGCTGCGGCCACCTTTGCCCACGGCTCCCACCCTGCTACGCCAGCCTCCCCCACTACAGCAGGGCCGCTTCCTCCAGCCCCGGCTGGCTCCCAACCAGCCCCCACCACCTCTCATCCGCCCTGCCCTGGCTGCCTCCCGCCACAGTGCCCGCCCTGGccctcagcccccacccaccctggtTGGAGCCCCCCTGGAGCCTCCTGCACCCTCACTCTGAGCCTCAAGGCCTTCTGCCAACCAGAGGCTCCAGAACCCCTTCGCTGGACGACCTCGAGGACCTCTGGCTTCACTTAG
- the RCOR2 gene encoding REST corepressor 2 isoform X1, with protein MPSVMEKPSAGSGILSRSRAKTAPNGGQPHSEDDSSEEEHSHDSMIRVGTNYQAVIPECKPESPARYSNKELKGMLVWSPNHCVSDAKLDKYIAMAKEKHGYNIEQALGMLLWHKHDVEKSLADLANFTPFPDEWTVEDKVLFEQAFGFHGKCFQRIQQMLPDKLIPSLVKYYYSWKKTRSRTSVMDRQARRLGGRKDKEDSDELEEGRGAMSEGEPDAGDAKREPLPSRPLNARPGPGKKEAQGSQYRHHPLRTRRRPPKGMYLSPEGLTAVSGSPDLANLTLRGLDSQLISLKRQVQSMKQTNSSLRQALEGGIDPLRPPEANTKFNSRWTTDEQLLAVQAIRRYGKDFGAIAEVIGNKTLTQVKTFFVSYRRRFNLEEVLQEWEAEQDGAPGAPVPMEEARRGAPLPAPALEEDDEVQITSVSTSVPRSGPPAPPPPPPPTSLSQPPPLLRPPLPTAPTLLRQPPPLQQGRFLQPRLAPNQPPPPLIRPALAASRHSARPGPQPPPTLVGAPLEPPAPSL; from the exons ATGCCCTCGGTGATGGAGAAGCCGAGCGCGGGCTCTGGGATCCTGTCCCGCAGCCGGGCCAAGACGGCGCCCAACGGCGGACAACCTCACTCGGAGGATGACAGCAGCGAGGAGGAGCACTCACACG ACAGCATGATCCGCGTTGGAACCAATTACCAGGCCGTAATTCCGGAGTGCAAGCCTG AGAGCCCTGCACGCTACAGTAACAAGGAGCTGAAGGGGATGTTGGTGTGGTCGCCCAATCACTGTGTGTCAGATGCCAAGC TTGACAAGTACATTGCAATGGCCAAGGAGAAGCATGGTTACAACATCGAGCAG GCGCTCGGCATGCTCCTGTGGCACAAACACGATGTCGAGAAGTCACTGGCTGACCTGGCCAACTTCACCCCATTCCCCGATGAGTGGACGGTAGAGGACAAGGTGCTGTTTGAACAGGCCTTTGGCTTCCACGGCAAGTGCTTCCAGCGGATCCAGCAGATG CTGCCTGACAAGCTGATCCCCAGCCTGGTGAAGTATTACTACTCTTGGAAGAAGACCCGCAGCCGGACCAGTGTGATGGACAGACAGGCTCGGCGGCTGGGGGGTCGGAAGGACAAAGAAGACAG TGATGAGCTTGAAGAGGGACGAGGAGCCATGAGTGAGGGAGAGCCAGATGCTGGAGATGCCAAGAGAGAG CCTCTGCCCTCTCGGCCCCTGAATGCCCGCCCAGGCCCGGGAAAGAAGGAGGCCCAGGGATCTCAGTACCGCCATCATCCGCTGCGAACCCGGCGGCGCCCACCCAAGGGCATGTACCTGAGCCCCGAGGGCCTCACCGCTGTGTCAGGGAGCCCAGACCTTGCCAACCTCACGCTTCGAGGCCTCGACTCCCAGCTCATCTCCCTCAAGCGCCAG GTGCAGAGCATGAAGCAGACCAATAGCAGCCTCCGCCAAGCCCTGGAGGGTGGCATTGACCCTCTCCGCCCCCCTGAG GCCAACACCAAGTTCAACTCCCGCTGGACCACAGATGAGCAGCTTTTGGCAGTACAGG CCATCCGTAGGTATGGCAAAGACTTTGGGGCTATTGCAGAGGTGATTGGAAACAAGACTCTGACCCAGGTGAAGACCTTCTTTGTGAGCTACCGGCGCCGCTTCAACCTGGAGGAGGTGCTGCAGGAATGGGAAGCCGAGCAGGATGGGGCCCCTGGCGCCCCGGTCCCTATGGAGGAGGCTAGGAGGGGGGCGCCCTTGCCAGCCCCAGCCCTAGAGGAAGATGACGag gTCCAGATTACATCTGTCTCAACATCAGTGCCCCGATCTGGCCCCCCAGCGCCACCCCCCCCTCCGCCTCCCACCTCGCTGTCCCAGCCGCCCCCACTGCTGCGGCCACCTTTGCCCACGGCTCCCACCCTGCTACGCCAGCCTCCCCCACTACAGCAGGGCCGCTTCCTCCAGCCCCGGCTGGCTCCCAACCAGCCCCCACCACCTCTCATCCGCCCTGCCCTGGCTGCCTCCCGCCACAGTGCCCGCCCTGGccctcagcccccacccaccctggtTGGAGCCCCCCTGGAGCCTCCTGCACCCTCACTCTGA